ATCGTCACGCCAGcgttctatctctatatattctctcTACTGGTCTCTCTCACTGTCTGCTTCTAAATCGTTTTCCCATGACTGCTGCTGACTTCTCACGTACAGCAACAGTACATGGCCATGAATGATTGAATCTTTATTCggcaggaggaagagaaaggggtGCGCGTCCATTGATTGGCTGTCCCGGTCTGGGCCCCACAACGTCAAAGTGGTCGCCTTAAACTCTGACGTGCACGTCTATTACTACAGGCGGCGATACCCTCGCAAGCTTGATCTCACTTCTCCCTGTGGGCCCCGCGTGCGCGGCAGAAATTTAGGTGGGTATCGTTGATGAGTACGAGATTCGTATGTGCGTTGTGCTTTTAAGGCCGGGTCCCGCCCCTTTCGACACGACTAACTAACCTCCATCTGGGGCGGGGCCCTGCGGGACCCGCGCCTGCCAACCCCGAGCCCCGGCTCCGATTGAGCTAAGCGTCCACGCAACACATGCGTTGGTGGGGCCCTTCCCTCTTTTTCAGTCAAACACGAAGCAGCGAGGTGACAAGGGCCGACGTGAGAGGCGACAACTCGCGTTCGGTGTTTGTGCTGTGCAGGTGATCTGCCGGGACCGCACCAGGTTAGGGTACGAGCTCCTGAAGAAGACCGTAACCGATGCGGCTCTCGCTCGCGGGCGGGAGGGAATATCCCACGGCCAAGATTCCTTCTTTGATGCGAATCAAACGGATATCATCCCACCACTGGCGAAGGGAAAGCATCATTCCAGGATCTAATCAAAGGGACGCTCGGCAAATCATTGTTTTGTGCCTTTATGATTCGTACCCGCAACCTAGTCGCCGGGAGTCGTATATGGTTCGCTTACGCCCTCTATATTACTCACGACTCGGGTTGTCGTCCTCCGCCGGCGGCCTGTGACACATGCTCTCTGTTCGCCTTTGATATTACCGCGCCTACCTTTCGCCAACTATGGTGATGTCGGTGGTGTCGCCGCGGCGGTCGATACGGGAGGCGGTGCTGCACGGGGTGCTCGCCTACTAcgggggcggcggcggaggaggcggaggcCACCACCACCCGCGGCGGTGCTCGTTCTACGCGGGCGTACCGGAAGGGGACGAGGCGGCGGCTACGGCCTGGGggaaggaggacgaggaggaggagggcgccgTGGAGCTGGTCCAGCTCGGGGCGGACCGGCCCAAGAACGTGCTCGTGCTCATGAGCGACACCGGCGGGGGCCACCGCGCCTCCGCCGAGGCCATCCGCGACGCCTTCAGCCTCGAGTTTGGGGATGAGTACAGGGTCCGTGTTCCTTTAGTCCTAACGCATGCAACTCTCGCCTCTGCTGTCTTCTCGGACTCGTTCTCGTGCTCTCATCAACCCATCGACTTTGCTGGTCTCCGTCCTACTGCGATCTGAGCTTTTAGCACCACCATCATCAAAATTCTGATTTCTAATTGTTGAATTCCCTTCTGTGGTTCCAATTCGAACGAGTATATACTGCTCGAACATTGTTGAATCCGATGCATCACAAAGGCAGGATTTTTCTGGTTCAGTAAACAATTTGGCCAGAACAGAGAGTTCCTTCGTTTTGTTTTAGGATTAACTCCACCTTGTTTGAAATGCCAGGTTTTTGTGAAGGATTTGGGGAAAGAGCATGCCGGTTGGCCGCTAAACAACATGGAGAGGACCTACAAGTTCTTGGTCAAGCATGTCCAGCTCTGGAAGGTGGCCTTCCATGGCACCTCCCCTCGCTGGGTCCATTGCTTGTATCTTGCAGCCCTTGCTTCCTTCTATGCCAAGTATATTCCTGCtccctcatcttcttcttcctctaaaTTTTTGTCTGAATTCACTACGTCAGTGATGTCTTTGGGCTGTGGTCTGATACCGTATTCGGTCCTTTAGTTGGATTTTGATTGCTTCAGTTCTTATGTGGATTTGCTATTATTTCCATCTAAATTGTTGTCGATCCTACTACCAAATTGTTTACCAATTTGAAGGATAAATTACTCTACCAAAGTTTTCATTTCCAAACAATATATGTTGGGAAGAGTAGAAATTACTCTAGTTCTTACCACAAGTTCAAAAATTGGAGTGCAGGGAAGTTGAGGCTGGTCTAATGAAGTACAAGCCTGACATAATTATAAGTGTTCATCCCCTCATGCAGCACATACCTCTATGGGTGCTCAAATGGCAGAAGCTCCAAAAGAGAGTGGTTTTTGTTACTGTGATCACAGACCTCAATACCTGCCACCCCACATGGTGAATTCAGATCTTACTCCTTTGGATCTCACAGCTTGCCATTCTTATTTTGCTTTTTGTGTCAATTGTATCGGATGGTGCTAACTCTTGCATTTCGATCGATATGTGATAAATTAGTCTATGAATTTTCTTCTAGGTTCCATGATCATGTGACCAGATGCTATTGCCCCTCAGAGGAGGTGTCCAAGAGAGCCATGCTGAAAGGATTAGAGCCTTCTCAGATCCGTGTCTTTGGTTTGCCTATTCGGCCATCCTTCTGTCGTGCAGTTCTAAATAAGGTTTGTCTCTTTGAGGGAATTTTAGATATTTGGATTTACCACTTCTGAAGAGAAAAATGCATGCATACAGGGTGATCTGAGAGAAGAACTGGAAATGGACCTTCAATTACCTGCTGTGCTATTAATGGGAGGTGGAGAGGGAATGGGTCCAGTCAAGGAGACTGCAATTGCTCTTGAAGAAGCTCTCTTTGATGCAAGTCTCGGCAAACCTATTGGACAGATTGTCATCATATGTGGGCGTAATCACTTTCTACACTCCACATTGCAGTCGATCGAGTGGAAGGTTCCTGTGAAGGTATCACTTTTCTTGCATCAAACACTGTTTCCACTTGCATTAGTACGCAACCAATGATGGTAAGCTATGATTGCAGATACAAGGATTTGTGACACAGATGGAGAAATGGATGGGGGCCTGTGATTGCATAATAACAAAAGTATGCGGCTTTACTAACCTCTGATTCGGTCTGCTTTTGATCTTTAGCTTATACATGTTATTGTTTTCAGGCTGGACCAGGCACAATAGCAGAGGCTCTAATAAGGGGACTTCCAATTATCCTAAATGATTTCATTCCTGGGCAGGTGAGGGCAGACTTCTTATGATCTTGAAGATGTGTTTTGCCTTTGACATTCTTGAACTAATGACAAACCTACGACGATACAAGAAGCCTAAATGTATCTGATTCATGACTATCAGGTCATGTGTATCTGAGAAGTTCTGATCAAATAACCTAATGGCAATGAATTAGGTAGAAGAAAAAGCTATTGAAGAAGACCAAGACACAAACACTAGCAAGTTAATGTGATTGGTGTTGATATAACTGTGATGATAGCATAGACATCCAGTCTCTACACTGATTCTTGGCTTAGTTGCCATGTTCTGCATGTCTTACAAGTCTTGTGATGCTTGCATCTGGATTTGCCCTTGCAGGAAGTTGGTAACATACCTTATGTTGTAGACAATGGAGCAGGAGTGTTCTCTGACAACCCAAAGGAGACAGCCAGCCTTGTTGCTCGATGGTTTAGCCCCGACCGAGAGAAACTGAAGGAGTTATCTCAGAATGCACTCAAACTAGCACAACCAAATGCAGTGTTCGATATCGTGAGAGATATCCATGAGCTGGTGCAGCAGCAGGGACCGATGGCTCGTATCACCTATTCTTTGAACTCATCAGTCTCTTATCCGATATAGAATGTAACTGGCACATTTGGTAGACTAGCTGTATTCCATGGAAGCTTCACTAGTGTGATGATGTACAGGTAGAACTGATTCTTTGGCCTGGAGTGGCTCCCCTATATCAAATCCATCATGTAGATGATTGTAATTTCTTTCAGTTCTTAATTGAAATTTCTTGGTCCTCGTAATGATCTTGTTAGATTTGAGCAgtcttttccttttattttgcCTCTTtaatctatgatttttttttgtttttgggtaTGTTTTTGAGTTTGTTATTAACCGGGACTGGATTGGATTTGAGAGGATCCTATCCAACTTATACTTACACCACCAAATGTCTCAACCGTTGGATGATGCCTATAAGCCATGATCTTTGGATAACGATGGTCCGATCAGAATCAGATGTGTGGAATCATTGGAAAGGATCCTGACCAGAAGGCATTCTTAGGCCCATGGCACGGCCAATGAGGCACTTCCACGTCATCACTATTTTTCGTGGTTTTGTCCTGGGATCTGCTTCGGCCGAGACGGGCATATAAAGCCCGTGGAAGCGGGGCAGAAATCGAGCTTGATCGCTTTCCTCTCGCcatggaggaagaagaaagagtggaGCAGGTGATGAGCGAGGTGCACCTCGGATGCCCGCCACACTTCTCCGGCCCCTACGTCTCCCACTTCACCGTCTCCCTACCCCCAACACCTAACCGTAACCAACGAGTCCCTTGTACAATTTTTTTATGACAGATTACAATTCTATCACACATTTCGTCATACAGTTTGTTGGCATGGCTTCCACTGTTGCATAAAATCCTATTGATTCTTCGtagttcttttctttcttcttgcgcACCTCCATATGATACTTTTATTGTACTCTGCCGttcttttctttatatataattGTGATCGACAAGTTTGGTTAGGCAGACCGACCACAGAAACTTCTTGGAAAACAGTGGAGTGGAAAAGTGATCTTTTTTATGTTCCAATTTGTTAACATACTCTGTATGGAGCAAGTGCAATTTTTGAACTTTATATGCAATCAAAAGCATAGAGTTCTTTTGACGAAGTTTGTAGGGTTTCAAGAAACTACGTTTTCTTCTATCCATCCAAATTTATGATGCAATAGTCTTATAGATATCCAGATGTTGTATCTACGACTTTGTACTATCTTACAATTGGTAATAATCTATTATTGGAGTCACATGACTCGTCTGAAACCTGAAGTTTTCAATGAATTAGTAGTCAATTTTGAAGTTCACTTTGTGATATTAactcaaaatccacgaaactcttATTCTGTCACTTCTAAGAATGTGAAGGGAGTTGGCGCAGGCGCTCGAAAGATGGAGGACTTGGTGTTCATTGCTTTGATGCGAGGTATCTTCTACAAAACAGGGGTTGCGTGGGTAGCGATATCTTATCTTCTAGCTGTAGTTTCATCTCTGAAACAAGAGTCCTCTTTCAGTGGTATAGAAATTTTTAGATCTAACAGAGATTGACTTGGAGGTCAACTCAATAAGATGTTAGGAGGATAAAGTCCAAAAGCATCACCTTGGGGATAAGATGAGGCTGAGGAGAGGTGAGATGATCCACTGTGAAATCCAGGCAACACAAAGAAACCTTTCTCAAACCAGACAGTATCTTCTTTTTCCTAGATATAAAAATGGAAATGCACGTCTATGGACAGTTGTAAGTGCATAAGTAGGTGAAAACAAGTTGTAGCATTGAATCAAGAGAAATGGAGAAAGGACACATTATTTGAGATCCTCCTTTCTGGGAGTGAAAGAAATGTTCATTTGTACTCACAGCAATAACTTTGGCCAGTTAACTGATCTTTGATTTTCTTTAAGTCAGTGTTGTGGCCCAGTCTTTGATTTTTTGGTCCATTGCTGCTAACGTTGTTGACATCAAAGGGCAATCTATGGTTTGCAAGGATAATCAAATCGATGTTTCAAATTGCTCAAGGAACAAGAAACTGAAAACGGATTGCACcatatcaaacaagtttattttgtGCAAAGTTCTATGCAATAAGGATGGCAGAAAATCAAGGAGAATGTATCTTTCTTGTGTGGATTCCCATATACAGGTTGAAAAGAGTAGTGATAACAAAGAGTTGGAAATAATCAAATTTCTAACTTGAAAGAGACAATTTGGGTAAGTGATGTCTCTTATGTTTTCCTTTTGCAAGCATTCTTTAATAGTAGAATGAGTAAGACATATGTGACTGTTTGTGGATCCCCCTCACAGAACCCTTTGTAAAATATGCTTCACTTATATAAAGCATAGTGttacaaatgataaaaaaattaacatgAACTTGATCGGAGGAAATATGGAACTGTATATCATTGTTGGTTCATCTTTAAAAGCATGCGTTAACTTAGGCATAAAGATTTTCATGCTACATTTTGTTGGCTTAATCACAAAATAGACATCCTTTGGTTTCTAACACTTCCCAAGTTTTCGCTTATCAAATGATACATTCTGGGTAAAGGTTCTGGTGATCGATTCCAAGTGGAAGCATCTTCTAAAGAAATGGTTAGCTTGGAGACTCATGATGACTATTCTCCAAAGAGAAAAATCAGATGTTCCTGTAAGTGTTAGCACATTAACTTTGATTTACATGGACATGTCTTGCATGTGATGATGGATCTGATTCTGATGCTTGGTTGAACATAAAGATTCCCAATCTAGCGCTCAGTTCCCTCAGGAAGATACTTCAGATGAATCTCTtagtttggataaggatggtgatCTTGTTCTAACTCGGCGAAAGAGTCATATTAGTAAGTATGAGCTGCTTTTGTTATAAGGGTTCTGCATGTTTAAAATGCTTTAACAAATTCCATGGGAGTGCATAGAGTTATTTTTTTGCTTACAATTTAATTATTCATACGACTGACAAAGAGAAATGCAATTTAATGGTATGAAAATTAACTGGACTTATAATAAGAAACAAAATGTTTATTTATATTCACATGTTTTGGTTTTCGTCATAATATTTTTGTTGCTTCCTTCAAAAAAATTTTACATGTAGCTACAGATCTCTTGCTACCCCCATCCTTTCGTTCAGTATCGCCAAAATGTAACCATTGCttgtctgtttttttttttaaaacataatcttctttcagatatttttatcttatttatGATATTCCACCCCCCACATGAATGcacacaagaaaataaaaatcatccGACCCAACTTCCAGCTATTCTTCCTTTATGGTTAACACAAGCCAATAAAACTGCAGTGCCAGGAAGGCAGAGTTTCTGTGGCTAAAATATGCTTTTACTCATGTCGAAATGAAACTCAGAGGAACATTTTCtctatattgttggctgaaaattaTTTTCTGGAAAATcattaattaattatgaaataattggCTTATTTCTTGGTCACTTTCTTCACATAATTTGGGATTTTTACTTGTTTGCAGATGGATGTCTGAGTTTTGGTTTGACCATCCAACATACTATTACGTCATCACTACTTGAAGTTGGATTACAAGTAATGTCTAATTTAGGCTTTTCTTTCATTATTGCCTTTGTGTTTTCTTAATTGTTATATTTTCCTATGGTTTTCAGGTATGGAAGGCAGCACTTGTATTAACCGATTTTATCATGCATAAAAGTTTCACCTCATCTGACTTGAATGATGTCACCGCAATAGAGCTTGGTGCCGGAACAGGTTGCCCATAATTCTTGTAAAGTCCAATTGGTTTAATGGAGTTTGAAAATTGTGCTTGTAGACTTGAGACTTCATTCTATAACTTGAACTGAAAGATGAGTACTTTTATTGTTTTAATTTACTTCCAATGTTGACCAGGTTTGGTTGGTATAGCACTTGCAAGAGTTGCTAAGACCGTCTACATAACAGGTGCCTCATTTATTTGCACTGAAATCCTATGAAGTGTTGTTATCAGTTATCtactaaaatattttaaataccaAGATAAAAGTTTGTTCATGATTCCACACTGCACATACATTCACACATTTTTACATGTGCATTGAGGAGTTCACACTGCTTGCAGATAGAGGAGTTCACATCCTAGATAATTGTGACACAAACACTCATATCAACTCTAGCCTGCTTAAGTTTCGTGAAAACTCTGTTCGTGTAAGGGAGCTTGATTGGAAGGAATCCTGGCCCCCCCCCAGTATCACTGCTGATTTGCCATCTCAACATAGGTGATTTCCAGCTTGTTTATGGAATTAATACCAATACATGATCGATCCATTCTGTTGAGTTTACCCTTTCAATTTTTACGGTCTTATGTTTTtcattttaaagaaaatatttcttgttttcttcattgaggatatcattcttatccatctTGCATAATGATTTGATGTCCTCAAGTTAGTAAGATCATTTCCCTGATGTTTTCTCAATTCTTTTTAGTGCATAATCAACTACTTTCCTGACAGCTTTATTCTTATAGTGAATCCCATTATCTGGCTATTATGCATTGCATCCTAGGTCATCCAAGTCGAGATACTTGTGGGCATCTTTGGAGATTGAGGAGGCCGAGAATGCAACAGTCCTCTTAGCAGCTGATGTGATATATAGCGATGAACTGACTGACTCATTCTTCAGCATGGTTGAAAAGTTAATGTCAAGAGGTTCTCGAAAGGTAATCTTAGCATAAGATAATGATCTTATAGCAAGATAAcacttcaaaaatattataaacagaaAAGCGGGGAGAAACTTGCATTTGTTGAGTCAGATTTTCTTATGATCGACATTAGGTCTTGTACTTGGCCTTGGAGAAGCGATATAACTTCAGCATGGATGAACTTGATGTTGTTGCTAATGGTTATTCACATTTTCGGAGCTTTTTCGTTGAGGACGAAGGTCCAATCCACAACAGAAGATTCGTTGTTTGTGGCAATACTATCTCACATTCTCATTtctgttttttttgttctttttaatcCTGGGTGGCAGATCACGCAGAACATATCCATGGACTGCGGCCTGGTTTTCTTGGCAAGCAGATTGATCTTGCAGAGATTCCCCAGTACATAAGAGAGTATGAAAGAGGAAAAGATCTTGAGCTGTGGAAGATTACATACTGTAGAAATTGATGCAGATAGTCTATCTTCCTCATGAAACATTGTCATGCACTTTGTTCTTCAACACTGTAATGCACATTGGTGGTGAAGTTTGTTCTTCGTATTCATGTGTGTTCTACTTTTGACAGCTGAAAGTATTTAGACGTATCTTCTGATGGTATTTGCACAAACATTGAGCCAAATGAGTGGCATGGCATTTGCCTAAGTTTAGGTGATGATATGGGGACATGACATGGAGGCAGTCTGACATGTGATAACTACTTAGTCAACATATTAGTTGGATCTCAAAAGTCGATCTCAGTTGCTTTCAAACTCAATCCACACATCGAACATCTAGAATTTGACTACTCCTTGCGACTCCCAACATAGTAGATGAGAGAACCTTCATCTGCTTAtatcaaaagagaaacaaaataaaatcaaaaagTGAAAAGATATCAAACTGAAAATTAAAGATAAAACAATCTTGATTATAGACACTTAAATAATGATTCAATACACTTAACAAAAAAGGTGCGATGCTCAATACACTTAAACAATGATTCAACATAAAgggtaaaaaaattaaatttatatcatttaaatattaaaaatattaaaaatatattttaagggcttaaaatattttaaaaaaaagccATTTAAGTATTTGTAAATTATTCTATaggttttaaaaaatttaattttttttaaaaatagaatatGTGGTGTATTGTTTAAACTTCCAAAAACATTATAATCTCATTAAAAAATAATGTTACTCTAAgtctaaaaattttaattaaaactttaaaatgcattttttttataatattcaagTATCTTTTGATAGAAAGTGGTTTTAAACTTATCTTAATtggataaaattttgaaaaacacAAATTCAATTTTTAAAGATAGAAAATTAGTAAAAGTGTTCACTTTAAAGgtttaaaaataatgaaaaagatCATTTTAGGTAAGTCATTTTCAaggttaatttaaaattttagaaacttTTTAAAAAAAGATGAATTTCACTATCAAAGTTTTTTTGGATATAATATTCAAATTTTTTATATAGAATTGTAAAAATATAATCCTTTAACTAATTTTCGgtccttaaaaattgaatatGTGCTTTTTTAATTTTATGCAATTTAAGATAATCTTTATAACCATTTTTTTATATAGAAAAAGCTCGAAAATACCCATATTTTTGAATTTTtcaatcttataatttttttgactTGTTATAGTGTTTTGGCGGTTTGATCACCATGACACAAACAATGTAAAACCAACTTGAAAACATTGTATAAAagttaaatggaatcaaaacatatTGAAAGCCACTTGACATATTATACTATGAttcaaataattatttataatagtttataaataaaaatttaacttACTATGATGCTAtagtcatcataataaaaataatataaaaacaataaataaattaaatagacTCGTAACCTTTATAAACGTAACCACAATATGGTGtcatttatttattatgtttttatcgAAGAACTCAAAACATTATAAACAAAATAAGTGAGacagataaaaatattataataattttaaattgataaaaaaacgaatacaaaaatttgacaaaatttttttgagatatattttaaatatttttaaagttaaaaatattatttcggaaaaaaaataaaatgaggggtatatatatatatatatatatatgaatcgcTGTGGGTCCGTCAGATTGCGATAGGGTTTAGTTCGAATTGGAAGCGGAGTGAGCCAGAGAGCGACGGGAGCGGCGACGATGGCGGTCGAGAACGGC
Above is a genomic segment from Musa acuminata AAA Group cultivar baxijiao chromosome BXJ3-4, Cavendish_Baxijiao_AAA, whole genome shotgun sequence containing:
- the LOC135637252 gene encoding probable monogalactosyldiacylglycerol synthase 3, chloroplastic; amino-acid sequence: MVMSVVSPRRSIREAVLHGVLAYYGGGGGGGGGHHHPRRCSFYAGVPEGDEAAATAWGKEDEEEEGAVELVQLGADRPKNVLVLMSDTGGGHRASAEAIRDAFSLEFGDEYRVFVKDLGKEHAGWPLNNMERTYKFLVKHVQLWKVAFHGTSPRWVHCLYLAALASFYAKEVEAGLMKYKPDIIISVHPLMQHIPLWVLKWQKLQKRVVFVTVITDLNTCHPTWFHDHVTRCYCPSEEVSKRAMLKGLEPSQIRVFGLPIRPSFCRAVLNKGDLREELEMDLQLPAVLLMGGGEGMGPVKETAIALEEALFDASLGKPIGQIVIICGRNHFLHSTLQSIEWKVPVKIQGFVTQMEKWMGACDCIITKAGPGTIAEALIRGLPIILNDFIPGQEVGNIPYVVDNGAGVFSDNPKETASLVARWFSPDREKLKELSQNALKLAQPNAVFDIVRDIHELVQQQGPMARITYSLNSSVSYPI
- the LOC135635839 gene encoding uncharacterized protein LOC135635839, whose protein sequence is MEEEERVEQVMSEVHLGCPPHFSGPYVSHFTVSLPPTPNRSGDRFQVEASSKEMVSLETHDDYSPKRKIRCSYSQSSAQFPQEDTSDESLSLDKDGDLVLTRRKSHINGCLSFGLTIQHTITSSLLEVGLQVWKAALVLTDFIMHKSFTSSDLNDVTAIELGAGTGLVGIALARVAKTVYITDRGVHILDNCDTNTHINSSLLKFRENSVRVRELDWKESWPPPSITADLPSQHRSSKSRYLWASLEIEEAENATVLLAADVIYSDELTDSFFSMVEKLMSRGSRKVLYLALEKRYNFSMDELDVVANGYSHFRSFFVEDEDHAEHIHGLRPGFLGKQIDLAEIPQYIREYERGKDLELWKITYCRN